GCTAAGGCTAAGGCTTTGTTGGGTTAATTAGCAACGAAATATTCTCTTAAGTTTTTCTGGGGTGGACTGAAAGGTCTGCCCTTTTTTTTACGCAGAGGTAACGCGGAGATGTCTATTATAATTGGGGTAATGAGTTTATGTATGGAGAGGTAATTATGCAGGAAGTTGTAAGTTACAATCAGGAGCTACACAATCGGATCTCGCCAATTGTAGAGAAGTTGATTCAGGGTAATAGTTTATATCAAGTTAAGTTAAAGCCACGTGAGATGATCGAAATGTTGGTAGAGTTATTTGGGCAGTTTTCACCGAAAGAAATGAGAGAAATTAAGGAGGATGATTTAATCAGAAGAATAGATAAAATTTTGGTACTAGAGGCTGTTTCTGGTACGTTAAATGATTTAACACCTGAGCAAATAGCAATTTTTGATGCAGCAGTGGAAGGCAGATAAATAGGTGGATTACTTACTTGATTCAAATATTGTCTCTTATATTTTGAAAAGGAATGTAACCGTAGATACTAAATTACGAGAAGTTACTCGTAAAGGGGAAGAAGTATTTATTAGTTGCATTACTTACTATGAAATTAAAAGAGGACTTTTATCTATAAATGCTTCGAGACAGTTATCTGAATTTAAGCAGTTTCTTGAAAAACATACCATCTTGTTATTAGATGATATGGAGATTATAGAGAAAGCCTGCGAAATTCATGTAGATTTAAAACGTAGGGGTTTTACTATTCAAGAGCAAGATATATTGATTGCAGCAACTGCAATTACACGCGGCTTGATTCTAGTCTCTAATGATTCAGATTTGTTAAGAGTTCAAGGTATTAATTTAGAAAATTGGGCAAGAGCAGAATTTTGAGGTTGAGGAAATATCGTTCCTCATTTAACTTAACACCTATGCCAAGATGCCTACCCTACAAGATATTCAGTAAATCTAATGGGTGCAAAATAGATGTGTTTTAGTTTAATTAGCAGGAGTGTGTGAGTGTTTAAGAAATTGCGAGGAGGATTACTGGTTGGGATTGGCTATATGCTTTCTCCCTTATCGTGGTGGAATGATATATTTTTTAATCTACCGATCGCACTGTTGTTTGGTTATCTGGTAAGCTGGGCTAAACCTAACTGGTTTTTACCGTTTACAATCATTGGCTATTGGCTCTCGAATGTGTTGGGAATTGTGATGATGCAAATGGGAGCGATGGATATGTTCATCACAGAAGAGAAGCGGAACCTTAAAAGAGATTTACTTCTGGGTTTGGGTGGCTCCACTTTTTATACAATAGTGGTTGCGCTGCTAGTCTATTTTCATATTCTGGAAATACCTACGTTTCTGCTCAATCCCTGATACTCTGAGCAAACGCTGAATTTATAAAATATTGCTGAGAACTGATACCAATTTTTCAATATGTGCGGTTTCATGAGTAGCCATCACAGATATCCGTATCCGACTTGTCGGGACTGTGGGGGGACGAATAGCTGGGGCAAAAATGCCGTGACTTCTTAGCTGTTTGCCAACTTTGAGTGCATCTGCTGCACTGGGTAACTGTAAACAAATTATGGGTGATTCCGTAGGTAATAATTTCAGGTAGGGTAATTGTTCTGCAATTAACCTTTTTAAATAATCCACATTCCGCCATAGTTGCGTCAGACGTTGCGGTTCTTTCTGCACTATCTCAATTGCGGCTAAGGCCGCCGCCGTGTCTGCGGGTGAAAGTGCTGTAGTGTAAATCCAACTGGGGGCGCGATTTCGTAAATAATCAATGAGGTTGGCGTTTCCCGCTACATAGCCGCCTAAACTACCCAAGGCTTTACTTAATGTGCCAATTTGAATTAAGATCCTACCTGTGCTGTGAAAATGTTCTACGCATCCTGCACCAGTTTTTCCTAGTACTGCAGTACTGTGAGCTTCATCTATGAGCAGCATACAGCTAAACTGATCTGCTATATCTAATAATACTGGTAATGGACACAAATCACCATCCATACTGAAGACGCTATCAGTAATTATCAAACAACGTCTGTAGTTTTGGCGTTGCTGACTCAGTTGAGTTTTTAACGCTTCCATATCACAGTGGGGATATTCGAGAAATTCTGCACCGCTGAGAATCGCCCCATTTTTCAGACTGGAATGATTATACTGGTCAGATAAAATTAAATCACGCTTACCTACTAAAGCTGCGATCGCACCTAAATTGGCTAAATACCCAGAACTAAATACTACAGCATCTTCTGTTTGTTTCCAAGCTGCGATCGCCTGTTCCAATTCCCGATGTAATTCCCGATGTCCACTGAGTAATCGAGAACCAGTACTACCAGTCCCCATTTTCTCAATAGCATAAATTGCCGCTTTCATCAAGCGTTCATCCCCAGCCAATCCCAAATAATCATTACTGGCAAAATTGATTACTTCTTCCCCAGCCAAAAGCACAGTAGCACCAGGGCGACCATCAATTGTCTGTACACAGCGATACCAGTTGGCTTTGTGGATAGTTGCTAGAGATGCTTCTATCCAACTGTAAGGGTCTTGGGGCATAGAGGAAGATGAGAGAGAGCCAATATTAACAAAATATAGATGCAAGCCTGAAAACCAAGACTTTCTGAATTACGAATTACGAATTACGAACTACGAATGAGTAACTTCTTCGCTGCTGCTAAGATGCGCGATCGCTTGTTTAATCCAATCTTCTACGTAAGCGTCTTTTGTGAGTCCAATATCTTCACTGACTACGTGTAAGGCGTGACTAACTTCATCGACAGTATATCCCAAAGCGAAAAGAGTCATTTGCACTTCTTCTAAAATCCCTGGTGCGGGGCCGCCTGTGGCGACGAAGAAGCCTGCTGATTTGCGCCATTCGACTAACTTAGTTTTCAGTTCCAAACAGATGCGCTCTGCGGTTTTTTTGCCCACACCAGGCGCTTGAATTAAGATTTGGGTATTGGCAGCGATAATTGCTTGGACTAAATCTGGAACTTCCAAAGTATCCAAGAGTGCGATCGCACTAGCAGTACCAATACCGCTGACAGTGAGCAATTGGCGGAACAAATCACGTTCGGCGGGGGAAGCAAAGCCGTAGAGAAACGGCACTTCATCGCGAATTTGCAGATGGGTAAAAATTTGTGTGACTCCACCCGACTCTGGCAATTGTTTTGCCAAGCGTTGCGGAACTTGCAAATCATACCCCAAATTATTCACTTCGAGAGTCAACATCATGCGACCCCCGCCAATTGTTTGAATACCAGCGACAATCCCTTTGAGATAGCTAATCATTCTAAGAATCCAAAGTACCTTAAACCTTCGAGAATTCCACCAGCACAAACAGCTTGTGCCAGGTAACGATAGTTAGCGGGATACTCGCTGTGCCACTTAAGTAACTCTGGACGTGCATTCCCGACTATGATTCCCCGTTCCTCGCCTACAGCGAATAAAGCAATATCATTACCTGAATCACCGCAGACAACTGTTTGTTCTGCTGCAAAGCTCCACTTTTGACGGAGGAACTGCATTGCCTGACCTTTATCGCTGGTAAGAGGCACAATGTCAAGGTCAATACCGCTACTATAGATTAATTTAATATTTAATTTAGATTTGAGTAACTCTGCCTCTAGTTGCGGTAAGACATTTACTGCTACCTCTTGCTGTAAGAAAAAACTGACTTTAAAAGCCCGTTGTTCTGAATCTGGTTGCAGCTCCAACTCAGGAAAAGACTGAGCGATTTTTAATACCAATTCACTATCCCAACCAGAGGAGAGGATTTCTGACCAACCCGCATCGGGGGTATCTTTACCGTCAAGATAAATTTCCGTACCTACAGACAGAACCAAAGCATCCGGTTCCATGAGATTTTTTTCTTTTTGGAGTTCGCGGTAAAGAATAGGCGATCGCCCTGTAGCATAAACAATCTTAGTGCCGTATGCTTGGCGATGTTGACTCAGTGATTGTGTCAATGCGGCTAAAGCGTTGTCATCACCCACGAAGGTGTTATCCAAGTCAGAGACAAAAAGAAATGGTTTCATGATTTTGATGTATCCCAGTTAGTAGTTGCAGAAATGCCTGTAAATTCAACAGTTACCCAAATGCAATTTGCAGAAACTGATTCTTGATGATATCTTCGGAGTTAATTTACCAGATTTTGGCTCTTGTGTATTCCTCCGAGTAACCCTCCACAGATATCAAATGTCAAAATTGAGACAGATTACGAGTCCGATAATTCTTTCAGTATCTGAAAATACGACTGCTGCTAAGATCAATTATTTTCAAACATCGTCTGAGAAGTCACCTGTCCTATTTTGTTTGGATAGGAAAGCTGATGTTTGGTAAATGCTTGTTTAGCCTGTCGGATCAAATCGGTTTTGTAAATAAACTCGTCCCTAGCATCCATTGGGTAAGATTTGAGTTTGAATTGGGTACACCAGGGTAATTCTTCCATGATCACAACCACCGGCAGTTTTAACTGCGTGTATCTACTACTGTAAGCAGTTTGATAAAGAATTTGGATTACCTTCTCAGTATCCACTTCATGATCTAAGTAAAATTCCGTAACTACTTGTGCTTCTAACTGCCCACTGTTAGCATTAGAAATAGCATCTGTCCAAGTTTTATTGTGGGGAATGGTGACAGTGTTATCATCAGGGGTTTGCAGTCTGAGTCCACGTAAACCGTAACCGATCACTTCGCCGTAGTGTTCGCCAATGCGAATGCGATCGCCTACTCGATAGGGTGCTTCAAATAACGTCACAACTCCAGCAATAATCGAACTTACATAGTCTTTGAATGCAAATCCTAATGCTACAGCAATCGTGCCAGTGAATGCTAAAAGATTTCTTTGAGACAGATTCAGAAAGAGGTTGAGGAGGTAAACTACAGTGATGATCAAAATCAGTCCTTTCCAAAAAGGTACTGACTGTTTAATTGTGAGTCGGAACAAACGCGGGACTCGCTCAGATAGCCAATTAACGAAAGATTGAATTGATACAGAAATTCCGTAGGCGATAAAAACGCTAATTAGAGCTTTGAGAATCTTGTTGACTGTAATATCAGTCAGGAGTCTTTCGGCGATGCCATTATCATCTAACAATTGAGCAAACAAGCTAATATTATAAATCATAGAAAAAGGCATAATTATTCCTCTCCAATCAAAAAATTGTTATTAATTAACTCTGTTTTGAGAGAAGGATAGTATGCAGGATAAATATTTAATTGCCCCTGGTGTTGCATGATCACACCTGCACGCTGAAGCATCTGTACACGCGATCGCACAAGTTGTTCACTTTCGCCTAAACTCAGAGCTAGATCAGTCCGAGTCATCTCCCCATGTAGCAATAGAGAATGTAGCAGGTAGCGATCGGTAGCAGTCAAATCAGGTAAACTCGGCAAAATCGGCTTCGTTTGTCGGAGGTTAATGGGAATTTCCAGAGTCACACCTTGAGGCGTAAATGCAGGCTGAGACTCAGAAACAGCATCAGGGATATCCGCCGCACGAATCCGTAATGCTTGCAGCCATAATTGAGCCGCCACGCTACTCACCCCAGAAGCAAGACTAGCAAGAGATTTACAGTCAGCTAAATCCATATCCGCGTCGCTGTCTTCAGGAGTTAATTGTGCGGTGACAGGTGCTAACCATTTTTGCAGTGCATCTCCTTTCAATTTAGGTAGGGGGTGAACTTGTTCTAAATAAGCACTCACCTGACAAACCTGATCGAGAAATGTCCAAGCCGAATAATTGCAACCAATCAGCCAAAACCGAGATTTATCCTTGACAACGGCATTTTGCAGAAACTCGATACCTTCCCACCCCTCAATACATCGTAGAAAGCACTGCGCCAGAGAGGGAATCACGACCAAAGTCTGCCTTTGAGTCAGTTCTGGATTAGCATCACCGCCATCATCTGCGGAGTCAGACTCTGTTTCAGAACATAAAGCTTCACTAATTGCTTTTTCCAGAGATGAACAATCAGGTGAACGTTTGCACTGCGCTAGAGGATGGATAATTTTCAAACCTTTAGGGAATTCATCTGTTAGACTTTCCTGCACAATTTCAGCAATTGGTTCCACCGAACAACCTAGAATCACCAGACTATTGGCAGCTGTAACATTTTGCTGCCAATCTGCCAAAGCTGAAGTCAGTGTTTCTTGGATAGAAGTACGATATTCCAGTGGATGGGATAATTGACCTAGTTTTTGAGAAAACTCCTGAATAATGTCGTCAGGCGGTTTATTGAGGAGATTATCGGGATTAGTTGTTTTAGCCTGGGAGAGCCAAGACTGAAACCAATGGATAGAAGATCGGAATTTTGCGCCTATCATTATTTAGTGCTAACAGTTACTCATCCGTCAAAGTTTCAATTAACAGATTCACCTGTTGCTGTCGCTGCTGCAAAAAACTTTCGCACTGACGCAAAGACTCAACAGCAGTAGAAAACTGCTCAAACACCTCCTGCAAATCCAACTCACCCGCCTCAATGCGAGCAATAATTTCTTCTATTTCCAGCACCTTCCCCTCATAATTCCAAGCCGCCATCGAATCAGAACTCGAAGCATCCTTACGCTTAACCATTCAACCCTCTGTGTCCTCTGTGCCTCTGTGGTTCGTTTTCCATCACCTTCACTTTAACCTCACCCTGCCCCAACTGAAGCAACAAATCTTCCCCCACAGCCAACTCAGAAGCCGAACGAGCGATCGCGCCATTTTCCCGCCTGACCACAGCATAACCACGCTGTAACACCGCTTTGGGGTCAAGACTAGCCAACTTTTCCCGTAACAATTCTAAACGCTGCTGGGCTGCGTGCGATCGCCTCAGCGTCACCTGTAGTAATTGTTGTCTTTTCCAACTGAGTTGCTGTATCTCCTGCTGCACCTGTCTATCTAACCTCAAACGCCGCAAGCGATCGCGTAAACCTTGTAATTTATCCTCAGCGATTTCCTGAAATTCTCCTACCGCCCCACGTAGCGCCACTATCCTTTGCCGATGCTGAACATACAACTCTGCCAGAGATGGGACAACAGTTTCCGCCGCCGCCGTCGGTGTATGTACACAAGCATCAGCAACTAAATCTACTAAAGACTCATCGCGTTGATGACCAATACCAGTAATTACCGGAATAGAACAAGTAGCAACAGCCCTGACCACCCGTTCATCATTAAAGCAAGCCAATTCCTCAACCGCACCACCACCCCGTGATAAAATTAGCACCTGGGCGCGACCATCACGATTTACCCGATTAATCGCCTTAACTATCGAATCAGGTGCTTGCTCACCCTGCACCGTAGCGGGAGAAAATAACACCTGTAAACCGGGATATCTCTGCTTAAGCGTTTTTTGAATATCGCCCCA
This Nodularia sp. LEGE 06071 DNA region includes the following protein-coding sequences:
- a CDS encoding sucrose-phosphate phosphatase encodes the protein MKPFLFVSDLDNTFVGDDNALAALTQSLSQHRQAYGTKIVYATGRSPILYRELQKEKNLMEPDALVLSVGTEIYLDGKDTPDAGWSEILSSGWDSELVLKIAQSFPELELQPDSEQRAFKVSFFLQQEVAVNVLPQLEAELLKSKLNIKLIYSSGIDLDIVPLTSDKGQAMQFLRQKWSFAAEQTVVCGDSGNDIALFAVGEERGIIVGNARPELLKWHSEYPANYRYLAQAVCAGGILEGLRYFGFLE
- the xseB gene encoding exodeoxyribonuclease VII small subunit: MVKRKDASSSDSMAAWNYEGKVLEIEEIIARIEAGELDLQEVFEQFSTAVESLRQCESFLQQRQQQVNLLIETLTDE
- the xseA gene encoding exodeoxyribonuclease VII large subunit — its product is MTFNSLIPETALSVAGLTDYIRLLLEQDDQLRQVWVTGEVSSANNHRSGLFFTLQDPEGTAGIKCVVWKSQIPKLAQMPIAGEQLIILGSIRVYPQRGEYQLSVWQAIPAGAGLQALRYQQLKNRLLAEGLFDPERKRPLPLHPQTIAVVTSPTAAAWGDIQKTLKQRYPGLQVLFSPATVQGEQAPDSIVKAINRVNRDGRAQVLILSRGGGAVEELACFNDERVVRAVATCSIPVITGIGHQRDESLVDLVADACVHTPTAAAETVVPSLAELYVQHRQRIVALRGAVGEFQEIAEDKLQGLRDRLRRLRLDRQVQQEIQQLSWKRQQLLQVTLRRSHAAQQRLELLREKLASLDPKAVLQRGYAVVRRENGAIARSASELAVGEDLLLQLGQGEVKVKVMENEPQRHRGHRGLNG
- a CDS encoding mechanosensitive ion channel family protein, whose amino-acid sequence is MPFSMIYNISLFAQLLDDNGIAERLLTDITVNKILKALISVFIAYGISVSIQSFVNWLSERVPRLFRLTIKQSVPFWKGLILIITVVYLLNLFLNLSQRNLLAFTGTIAVALGFAFKDYVSSIIAGVVTLFEAPYRVGDRIRIGEHYGEVIGYGLRGLRLQTPDDNTVTIPHNKTWTDAISNANSGQLEAQVVTEFYLDHEVDTEKVIQILYQTAYSSRYTQLKLPVVVIMEELPWCTQFKLKSYPMDARDEFIYKTDLIRQAKQAFTKHQLSYPNKIGQVTSQTMFENN
- a CDS encoding PIN domain-containing protein; translation: MDYLLDSNIVSYILKRNVTVDTKLREVTRKGEEVFISCITYYEIKRGLLSINASRQLSEFKQFLEKHTILLLDDMEIIEKACEIHVDLKRRGFTIQEQDILIAATAITRGLILVSNDSDLLRVQGINLENWARAEF
- a CDS encoding MarR family transcriptional regulator, giving the protein MIGAKFRSSIHWFQSWLSQAKTTNPDNLLNKPPDDIIQEFSQKLGQLSHPLEYRTSIQETLTSALADWQQNVTAANSLVILGCSVEPIAEIVQESLTDEFPKGLKIIHPLAQCKRSPDCSSLEKAISEALCSETESDSADDGGDANPELTQRQTLVVIPSLAQCFLRCIEGWEGIEFLQNAVVKDKSRFWLIGCNYSAWTFLDQVCQVSAYLEQVHPLPKLKGDALQKWLAPVTAQLTPEDSDADMDLADCKSLASLASGVSSVAAQLWLQALRIRAADIPDAVSESQPAFTPQGVTLEIPINLRQTKPILPSLPDLTATDRYLLHSLLLHGEMTRTDLALSLGESEQLVRSRVQMLQRAGVIMQHQGQLNIYPAYYPSLKTELINNNFLIGEE
- the ruvA gene encoding Holliday junction branch migration protein RuvA — encoded protein: MISYLKGIVAGIQTIGGGRMMLTLEVNNLGYDLQVPQRLAKQLPESGGVTQIFTHLQIRDEVPFLYGFASPAERDLFRQLLTVSGIGTASAIALLDTLEVPDLVQAIIAANTQILIQAPGVGKKTAERICLELKTKLVEWRKSAGFFVATGGPAPGILEEVQMTLFALGYTVDEVSHALHVVSEDIGLTKDAYVEDWIKQAIAHLSSSEEVTHS
- the bioF gene encoding 8-amino-7-oxononanoate synthase encodes the protein MPQDPYSWIEASLATIHKANWYRCVQTIDGRPGATVLLAGEEVINFASNDYLGLAGDERLMKAAIYAIEKMGTGSTGSRLLSGHRELHRELEQAIAAWKQTEDAVVFSSGYLANLGAIAALVGKRDLILSDQYNHSSLKNGAILSGAEFLEYPHCDMEALKTQLSQQRQNYRRCLIITDSVFSMDGDLCPLPVLLDIADQFSCMLLIDEAHSTAVLGKTGAGCVEHFHSTGRILIQIGTLSKALGSLGGYVAGNANLIDYLRNRAPSWIYTTALSPADTAAALAAIEIVQKEPQRLTQLWRNVDYLKRLIAEQLPYLKLLPTESPIICLQLPSAADALKVGKQLRSHGIFAPAIRPPTVPTSRIRISVMATHETAHIEKLVSVLSNIL